The following coding sequences are from one Diospyros lotus cultivar Yz01 chromosome 7, ASM1463336v1, whole genome shotgun sequence window:
- the LOC127805667 gene encoding class V chitinase-like — MALTSITLFLILLIPCNLPSSSAQKWIKGGYWYYGSGFPVSDINSALFTHLMCAYVDLNSSTYQLSIPSKNHKQFSKFTNTVKRKNPQIMTLLSIDGGLANSSDFTSMISQSSYRKPFIDSSIRTARFHGFHGLDFRWANISSASESANLATLFQEWRAAIKAEPRNSNTSKLILATTVPFSPYINNSTFPIESMRNNLDWIHARVNEYLSPKWWNVTGASAAVYDPAMNNISTNFGVNEWINGGFPTRKLVLGLPFYGYEWTLVNPNNNEIGALAKGPVKINHADNDGKCWFFIWVFTKLNSQTQSNTQTWFANSNRKMAYKDIKDFIQRNGAVTKYDATYVVNYCSVGSSWIGFDDVEVVKIKVSYAREKNLLGYYAWLVANDDHNWVLSQAAAGEHGEDHGNTRRRLLIILVPVIAIAILVLVPATWYLRKRASESMYKRKESQSKLGTRMLSEGNTNDPSMLVFHFNDIVEATDNFSFENKLGEGGYGPVYKATLKNGQEIAVKRLSKTSKQGYEEFKNEVMLTARLQHVNLVRVLGFCVERDEQMLIYEYMTNKSSDYVLHLW; from the exons ATGGCATTGACTTCTATCACCCTCTTCCTCATCCTCCTAATTCCCTGCAACTTACCATCATCAAGTGCACAGAAATGGATCAAGGGTGGTTACTGGTATTACGGCAGCGGATTCCCCGTTTCCGACATAAACTCAGCTCTCTTCACTCACCTCATGTGTGCCTACGTGGACCTCAACTCTTCCACATACCAGCTTTCCATCCCGTCGAAAAACCATAAGCAGTTTTCCAAATTTACCAACACTGTCAAACGAAAGAACCCACAAATCATGACACTTTTATCCATTGACGGAGGATTAGCTAATTCTTCAGATTTCACCTCAATGATCAGCCAATCTTCTTATAGGAAACCTTTCATTGACTCCTCAATAAGAACAGCCAGATTCCACGGCTTTCATGGCCTCGACTTTCGTTGGGCTAATATAAGTTCAGCGTCTGAATCTGCCAACCTGGCCACCCTCTTCCAAGAATGGCGAGCCGCCATTAAAGCCGAGCCAAGAAATTCAAACACCTCAAAGCTTATTCTAGCAACGACAGTTCCGTTCTCTCCATATATCAATAATTCAACCTTTCCGATCGAGTCTATGAGGAACAACTTGGACTGGATCCATGCCAGGGTAAATGAGTATCTTTCGCCGAAATGGTGGAATGTCACGGGGGCGTCTGCAGCTGTATACGATCCGGCGATGAATAATATAAGCACAAATTTTGGCGTTAATGAATGGATTAATGGCGGATTTCCGACTAGGAAGCTTGTTTTGGGGTTGCCTTTCTATGGCTATGAGTGGACGCTTGTGAACCCTAACAACAATGAAATCGGCGCACTGGCTAAGGGGCCGGTGAAGATTAATCATGCCGACAACGATGGAAAGTGTTGGTTTTTTATCTGGGTTTTCACCAAGTTGAACTCTCAA ACCCAGTCAAACACACAGACCTGGTTTGCTAACTCCAACAGAAAGATGGCCTATAAGGACATCAAGGACTTTATTCAGCGCAATGGAGCCGTTACAAAGTATGATGCAACTTATGTGGTGAACTACTGCAGCGTTGGATCATCTTGGATTGGCTTTGATGATGTTGAGGTAGTAAAGATTAAGGTTTCATACGCCAGAGAAAAGAATTTGCTGGGTTATTATGCCTGGCTTGTCGCCAATGATGATCATAACTGGGTGCTTTCTCAAGCAGCAG CCGGAGAACACGGGGAAGATCATGGAAACACGAGGCGCAGGTTGCTAATAATATTGGTTCCAGTAATAGCCATAGCCATTCTTGTATTAGTTCCTGCAACATGGTATCTTCGAAAGAGAG CTTCAGAATCAATgtacaaaagaaaagaatcGCAATCCAAACTTGGAACTAGGATGCTATCTGAGGGAAATACCAATGATCCAAGCATGCTCGTGTTTCATTTCAATGATATTGTGGAGGCCACtgataatttttcatttgaaaataagctGGGAGAGGGTGGATATGGACCTGTTTACAAG GCAACGCTAAAGAATGGACAAGAAATTGCCGTAAAAAGACTTTCTAAGACTTCTAAACAAGGATATGAAGAGTTTAAGAATGAGGTTATGCTCACTGCGAGGCTGCAACACGTAAATCTTGTTAGGGTTCTTGGGTTTTGTGTTGAAAGAGATGAACAAATGCTAATCTATGAGTACATGACAAACAAAAGCTCGGACTACGTACTACATCTATGgtaa